From Methanoculleus oceani, a single genomic window includes:
- a CDS encoding ATP-binding protein codes for MTIEAGTRDVLTIMELLLTAEIFNRNEDLGINDLHPRCREFFSAGSGGSSEVKRPLIVSEGAIKKVFGSPDAVCQAVRANPFVGYDEFGQRLSLPSLDAAAGWFLKKGGQERVGENPVLAYFFEGKDGVAVRYQEVRAKSPRFEDTKEYMEAKVSRLIAGSEEMREARDLIIISAPNEVEFSLAKLVCTPRQEEIIKKIGVALEHRGFLKEHGIYEFGRLLFVGPPGTGKTSLALAMSRELHMPVLEVRLAMVTSQYLGETSKNIDRIFDLAKKLAPCILFIDEFDFVAKTRVSDDHGAMKRAVNMLLKNIDQISFVKNGVLLIGATNHPRILDEAAWRRFDEVVEFPLPDQAMRQAILEKVAATIECECDFADLAARTEGFSGSDLRMMMKEAVMSALMEDRHRVDPVDIEQGLLRVEERNIIRGIGY; via the coding sequence ATGACCATTGAAGCGGGTACGCGTGACGTCCTCACCATCATGGAACTCCTGCTCACCGCGGAGATATTCAACCGGAACGAGGATCTCGGCATCAACGACCTTCATCCGCGCTGCCGGGAGTTCTTCAGCGCCGGGAGCGGCGGCAGTTCCGAGGTGAAGCGACCCCTGATCGTGAGCGAGGGGGCGATCAAGAAGGTGTTCGGCAGCCCGGACGCCGTCTGCCAGGCTGTTCGCGCAAACCCGTTCGTCGGCTACGACGAGTTCGGGCAGCGCCTGAGCCTGCCCTCGCTCGACGCGGCGGCAGGATGGTTCCTCAAGAAGGGCGGGCAGGAGAGGGTCGGGGAGAACCCCGTGCTCGCATACTTCTTCGAGGGGAAGGACGGCGTCGCCGTCCGGTACCAGGAAGTTCGGGCGAAGAGCCCCCGGTTCGAGGACACGAAGGAGTACATGGAGGCGAAGGTATCCCGGCTCATCGCCGGGAGCGAGGAGATGCGGGAAGCCCGTGACCTCATCATCATCAGCGCCCCGAACGAGGTCGAGTTTTCGCTCGCAAAACTGGTCTGCACCCCGCGGCAGGAGGAGATCATCAAAAAGATCGGCGTCGCCCTCGAGCACCGGGGATTCTTAAAAGAGCACGGCATCTACGAGTTCGGCCGGCTCCTCTTTGTCGGCCCTCCCGGCACCGGGAAGACCTCGCTTGCGCTCGCGATGTCGCGGGAACTCCACATGCCGGTGCTCGAGGTCCGTCTCGCGATGGTCACCTCCCAGTACCTGGGCGAGACCTCGAAGAACATCGACCGGATCTTCGACCTAGCGAAGAAACTCGCCCCCTGCATTCTCTTCATCGACGAGTTCGACTTCGTGGCGAAGACCCGGGTCAGCGACGATCACGGCGCGATGAAGCGCGCGGTGAACATGCTCTTAAAGAACATCGACCAGATCAGTTTCGTCAAAAACGGCGTTCTCCTCATCGGGGCGACGAACCACCCCCGTATCCTCGACGAGGCGGCCTGGCGGCGATTCGACGAGGTGGTGGAGTTCCCGCTCCCCGACCAGGCGATGCGGCAGGCGATCCTCGAGAAGGTCGCCGCCACCATCGAGTGCGAGTGCGACTTCGCGGACCTCGCCGCCCGGACGGAGGGGTTCTCGGGCTCCGACCTCCGGATGATGATGAAGGAGGCGGTGATGTCGGCGCTGATGGAGGACCGGCACCGGGTCGACCCGGTGGACATCGAACAGGGCCTCCTCAGGGTCGAGGAGCGCAACATCATCCGCGGCATCGGATACTGA
- a CDS encoding class I SAM-dependent methyltransferase — translation MQISNIPYVTKRPPLFEAGNASMWEDDHISGHLLEMHLSQETDAASRKKDTVRRTVQWIETHLHDGQNTILDLGCGPGLYCEVLAEHGHLVTGVDYSERSVAYARREAARRDLKIDYIHQNYLDMDFECRFDLAMMIFCDFDVLAPEDRTRLLKKIHRALKPGGLFVFDTLNPKAPDTMKVPGRSWEAAEAGFWKNAPYLALSETFHYEEASVILQQHTVCSESDPPAVYRFWTHYYRPEDLEPILNKQGFNVVSRHENLLPDDGAGTSGMVTFYVARNE, via the coding sequence ATGCAGATATCGAATATCCCCTACGTAACAAAACGCCCCCCTCTTTTTGAGGCGGGCAATGCAAGCATGTGGGAGGACGATCACATCTCCGGGCATCTTCTGGAGATGCATCTCAGCCAGGAAACCGATGCAGCAAGCAGGAAGAAAGATACCGTCCGGAGAACCGTGCAGTGGATAGAGACGCACCTGCACGACGGACAGAATACGATACTGGACCTCGGGTGCGGCCCGGGCCTGTACTGCGAGGTGCTGGCAGAACATGGCCATCTGGTGACCGGCGTAGACTATTCAGAACGATCTGTTGCCTATGCGAGACGGGAGGCGGCCCGGAGAGACCTGAAGATCGACTACATTCACCAGAACTACCTGGACATGGACTTCGAGTGCCGGTTCGACCTGGCGATGATGATCTTCTGCGACTTCGACGTGCTCGCTCCCGAAGACCGGACGCGGCTGCTGAAGAAGATCCATCGCGCTCTTAAACCGGGCGGGCTGTTCGTCTTTGATACCCTCAACCCCAAAGCGCCCGACACGATGAAGGTTCCCGGCAGATCCTGGGAAGCCGCCGAGGCCGGGTTCTGGAAGAACGCACCCTACCTTGCCCTTTCGGAGACGTTCCATTATGAAGAGGCGAGCGTCATTCTCCAGCAACATACTGTCTGCTCGGAATCGGACCCGCCGGCGGTATATCGTTTCTGGACACACTACTACCGTCCGGAGGATCTGGAGCCCATCCTTAACAAGCAGGGTTTTAACGTCGTCTCTCGGCACGAAAACCTCCTGCCGGACGACGGGGCCGGGACGAGCGGGATGGTCACGTTCTACGTCGCAAGAAATGAATAA
- the map gene encoding type II methionyl aminopeptidase, giving the protein MIMDDEVYDAYREAGALARRVLRRGAGLVKEGAGLLDMVEETETMVTEEGALLAFPLNVSFNEAAAHDTAMPGDERTFARGDLIKVDLGIHVDGYIADTAMTVDLGDHGALVEASRAALEAAIAAVRPGVATGELGTAIQTTIEEHGYRPVANLTGHGLDRYNLHAKPTIPNVAMTGGAVIEEGMVFAIEPFATTGSGRVGEATRVEIYRQVAARPTRLPSAKRVLEAARPRRGLPFSRRWVPGDKVEIGLSALVRAGILHPFPMLHDVPGSFVSQAEHTLIVTEGGCEVTTR; this is encoded by the coding sequence ATGATCATGGATGATGAAGTCTACGACGCCTACCGGGAAGCAGGGGCGCTGGCACGAAGGGTGCTCCGCCGGGGTGCGGGGCTCGTGAAGGAGGGGGCAGGCCTCCTCGATATGGTCGAAGAGACGGAAACGATGGTGACGGAGGAGGGAGCGCTTCTTGCCTTCCCCTTGAACGTCTCCTTCAACGAGGCCGCGGCCCATGACACCGCCATGCCCGGCGACGAGCGGACGTTTGCCCGGGGCGACCTCATCAAGGTCGACCTCGGGATACATGTCGACGGCTACATCGCCGACACCGCCATGACCGTCGACCTCGGGGATCACGGGGCGCTCGTCGAGGCGTCCCGGGCGGCCCTCGAGGCGGCGATCGCCGCCGTCCGCCCCGGGGTCGCCACCGGGGAACTCGGGACGGCCATCCAGACGACGATCGAGGAGCATGGCTACCGACCGGTCGCAAACCTCACCGGGCACGGCCTCGACCGTTACAACCTTCACGCGAAGCCCACCATCCCGAACGTCGCCATGACCGGCGGGGCCGTCATCGAGGAAGGAATGGTCTTTGCGATCGAGCCCTTCGCCACCACGGGGTCGGGGAGGGTCGGCGAAGCGACGCGCGTGGAGATCTACCGGCAGGTCGCGGCCCGCCCCACCCGCCTGCCGTCGGCAAAGCGGGTTCTTGAAGCGGCACGGCCGCGGCGTGGGCTCCCGTTCTCCCGCCGATGGGTCCCGGGAGACAAGGTCGAGATCGGGCTTTCCGCGCTGGTTCGGGCGGGGATCCTCCATCCCTTCCCGATGCTGCACGACGTACCGGGATCGTTCGTCTCGCAGGCCGAGCACACCCTGATCGTCACGGAGGGGGGGTGCGAGGTCACCACCCGGTGA
- a CDS encoding MBL fold metallo-hydrolase — MQITLLGTGDAIGTPKVGCDCENCRAMTAAGRSRLRTSLLVETGGKHILIESSPDLRQQLLRACSPRIDAVLWSHGHYDHFIGFGEFYRVQKVPPAYAPPPVMDYCSGYLHFLPFEKHPVPVYEPFDLFGVTFTFFEVNHPPVYTCGLLMEHDGVTVAYTADTREDIPEESRDLLSGTDIDLLFVDAIAPEGYAISKHMNYAEAVRFARDVGAKDYRCVHMSHMVPPDMPHAGYDMETFCWE; from the coding sequence ATGCAGATCACGCTGCTCGGGACCGGCGACGCCATCGGGACGCCGAAGGTGGGGTGCGACTGCGAGAACTGCCGGGCGATGACGGCGGCGGGGAGATCAAGGCTCCGGACATCCCTCCTCGTCGAGACGGGAGGAAAGCACATTCTTATTGAGTCGTCGCCGGACCTCCGGCAGCAGCTCCTCCGGGCCTGCTCCCCCCGCATCGACGCCGTCCTCTGGTCCCACGGCCACTACGACCATTTCATCGGCTTTGGAGAGTTCTACCGGGTGCAGAAGGTGCCGCCGGCCTATGCGCCGCCGCCGGTGATGGACTACTGCTCCGGCTACCTCCACTTTCTGCCGTTCGAGAAGCACCCGGTCCCGGTGTATGAACCGTTCGACCTCTTCGGGGTCACCTTCACGTTCTTTGAAGTGAACCACCCCCCGGTCTACACCTGCGGCCTCCTGATGGAGCACGACGGCGTCACGGTCGCCTACACCGCCGACACGCGGGAGGATATCCCGGAAGAGAGCCGGGACCTCCTTTCCGGCACCGATATCGACCTCCTCTTCGTGGACGCCATCGCTCCCGAGGGCTACGCCATCAGCAAGCACATGAACTACGCCGAGGCCGTTCGGTTCGCCCGCGACGTCGGGGCGAAAGACTACCGGTGCGTCCACATGAGCCACATGGTCCCGCCGGACATGCCGCACGCGGGATACGATATGGAGACGTTCTGCTGGGAGTAG
- a CDS encoding PRC-barrel domain-containing protein, whose protein sequence is MQERSEVILERRTRTAGEEWFMSADDILDKNVINPQGDDLGEISDMRIGFPEGKVQYLVLRYGGLLGVAAKRFAIPPEAVIYRPGDDNFVVNIDKRRLDDEPGFEEDNWPREADFSLIQSAGAMTPPSREEAEAVKRQETPPPEVITTERVETRPRRK, encoded by the coding sequence ATGCAGGAGAGATCTGAGGTTATCCTGGAACGCAGGACGCGGACGGCCGGCGAAGAGTGGTTCATGTCGGCCGACGACATCCTGGACAAGAACGTGATCAACCCGCAGGGAGACGACCTCGGGGAGATCTCGGATATGCGGATCGGGTTCCCCGAGGGCAAGGTGCAGTACCTGGTCCTCAGGTACGGGGGCCTGCTCGGCGTGGCGGCAAAGAGGTTCGCCATTCCGCCCGAAGCCGTGATCTACCGTCCGGGGGACGACAACTTCGTCGTGAACATCGACAAGCGGCGGCTGGACGACGAGCCGGGATTCGAGGAGGACAACTGGCCCCGGGAAGCGGACTTCAGCCTGATCCAGTCGGCCGGAGCCATGACCCCCCCGAGCAGGGAGGAGGCGGAGGCCGTGAAGCGGCAGGAGACTCCCCCGCCCGAGGTCATCACGACGGAGCGGGTCGAGACGCGGCCCCGGCGGAAATAA
- a CDS encoding DUF3303 domain-containing protein: MQFISIFTWEPGKAAEIMEARAREEIPEGVTLINEWVDIVGNTVFRLIETDDPVALMRVSFPWSDLGYKEVHPVMESKKALTILRG, encoded by the coding sequence ATGCAGTTCATAAGCATATTCACCTGGGAGCCAGGGAAGGCGGCCGAGATCATGGAGGCGCGGGCCAGGGAGGAGATTCCGGAAGGTGTGACCCTGATCAACGAGTGGGTCGACATCGTAGGGAACACGGTCTTCCGGCTGATCGAGACGGACGACCCAGTCGCCCTCATGAGAGTCAGTTTTCCCTGGAGTGACCTCGGCTATAAAGAAGTGCATCCGGTCATGGAGTCAAAAAAAGCGTTAACTATTCTCAGGGGATGA
- a CDS encoding DNA-directed RNA polymerase subunit L: MKLKLLELTDDRARILFEGEGKTYINALAAELINDPEVDVAQHRQVFLFADPELVVTTIGGRAPLLAITDAAKRLSGVAGELLRQVEALDTA, encoded by the coding sequence ATGAAACTCAAACTCCTGGAGCTGACTGACGACAGGGCCCGGATCCTCTTTGAGGGCGAAGGGAAGACCTACATAAACGCGCTCGCCGCCGAACTCATCAACGATCCCGAAGTGGACGTGGCGCAGCACAGACAGGTATTCCTGTTCGCAGACCCCGAACTGGTCGTCACCACGATCGGCGGCCGGGCCCCTCTTCTTGCAATCACGGACGCGGCAAAGCGGCTCTCCGGCGTAGCCGGCGAACTCCTCCGGCAGGTGGAAGCCCTCGATACCGCATAG
- a CDS encoding CorA family divalent cation transporter — protein sequence MEQAAGKTRQERKADFRDLVYRILSDGLMIFLGLVMAPIVIIPLLVPTLSQPVVEFLNMADTTIIAIFVLEYVLKLALAEDPVSHFLDPWHLLDLVIITLPVLEVVPIAGSTLARSSPTLRLLRVVRVAAAGGRSVERIEPEIAVPGPAAPAFSTMRIRGRVGDSGDGEREFTPAEVKRYLDDPSVEAWFDLSGASRLDFPVLSEILDLPAVFFESRLMRPSHPGITFADTTRLIFVQEPERTLRVQNGVRIPVVTNIGLIIVNRSRTIITVSKAEDRFFGPIRAGLYGSALAGVPLDTRVLYGSLDGINENYARILAELEAELMRLEGTPNNEMPKDFLDTVFQLKRVSSVLASSLFHQREVTTIIARDLPSTKSRAGEKSIFDALANETDYLHESAGNIREGLLSLIDVHINTVSYEMNRAMRVIAVLSALVLIPTLIGQVLGTNILGTPFSLHIWQVTAWTIISMLVVGWVFYKLGWLR from the coding sequence ATGGAACAGGCTGCAGGAAAGACCCGACAGGAGAGGAAGGCAGATTTCAGGGATCTCGTCTACCGCATCCTCTCCGACGGCCTGATGATCTTCCTCGGCCTGGTGATGGCCCCAATCGTCATCATACCCCTCCTGGTCCCAACCCTCTCCCAACCGGTCGTTGAGTTCCTCAATATGGCCGATACCACGATCATCGCCATCTTCGTCCTCGAATACGTCCTCAAACTGGCCCTTGCAGAGGACCCGGTGAGCCACTTCCTGGACCCCTGGCATCTCCTCGATCTCGTCATCATCACGCTCCCGGTCCTCGAGGTGGTGCCGATTGCCGGTTCGACCCTCGCGAGGTCTTCCCCCACGCTCCGGCTCCTCCGGGTGGTCCGGGTGGCGGCGGCCGGCGGAAGATCGGTTGAGCGGATCGAGCCGGAGATTGCCGTCCCGGGGCCTGCGGCACCGGCATTCTCGACGATGCGGATCCGGGGGAGGGTGGGGGATTCCGGAGACGGCGAGAGGGAGTTTACCCCCGCCGAGGTGAAGAGGTATCTTGACGACCCCTCGGTCGAGGCCTGGTTCGATCTCTCCGGCGCTTCAAGGCTGGATTTCCCGGTGCTCTCGGAGATCCTCGATCTACCCGCCGTCTTCTTCGAGAGCCGGCTGATGAGACCGTCGCACCCCGGGATTACGTTTGCCGACACGACCCGGCTCATCTTCGTGCAGGAGCCGGAACGGACGCTCCGCGTTCAAAACGGGGTGCGGATCCCGGTCGTGACGAACATCGGGCTCATTATCGTGAACCGGAGCAGGACGATCATCACCGTCTCGAAAGCAGAAGACCGCTTCTTCGGACCGATCCGGGCAGGACTCTACGGGAGCGCCCTCGCCGGCGTGCCCCTGGACACCCGGGTCCTCTACGGCTCCCTTGATGGGATCAACGAGAACTACGCCCGGATCCTCGCGGAGCTGGAGGCCGAACTGATGCGGCTTGAGGGTACCCCCAACAACGAGATGCCGAAGGACTTCCTCGATACCGTCTTCCAGCTCAAGCGGGTGAGCAGCGTTCTGGCTTCAAGCCTCTTCCACCAGAGGGAGGTGACGACGATCATCGCGAGGGACCTCCCCTCTACGAAATCACGGGCAGGAGAGAAGAGCATCTTCGACGCGCTCGCGAACGAGACGGACTACCTGCACGAGAGCGCCGGGAACATCCGGGAAGGCCTCCTTTCCCTGATCGACGTCCACATCAACACCGTCTCCTACGAGATGAACCGGGCGATGCGGGTGATCGCCGTCCTCTCGGCACTCGTGCTGATCCCGACCCTGATCGGGCAGGTACTCGGGACGAACATCCTCGGCACCCCCTTCAGCCTCCACATCTGGCAGGTGACCGCCTGGACGATCATCTCGATGCTCGTGGTCGGCTGGGTCTTCTACAAACTGGGATGGCTGAGGTGA
- a CDS encoding PEGA domain-containing protein, translating into MVDSENPITQSFGRLRIESPIVGAIVRVDGEYAATCRDKVATELELSSGLHTITISKHGYETYNRSINITPNAQMVVYSEMAALPGTLIISSNVQAPSVYVDGIYYGRKSNLEISVPAGTHTVTAKRSGYHEDTKTVSVLPGESQKVNVFLYEIPTPKPTVPPQVSGEGMVCINIEESSPYAIGAEIYVDGTLRGTLHGHQNSLSITLPAGSHEFLVTNGNYGSFVQQVIVHPYQTDYYYIS; encoded by the coding sequence GTGGTCGATTCCGAGAACCCGATAACTCAATCATTTGGTAGACTGAGAATTGAATCCCCGATTGTTGGAGCGATTGTACGCGTTGATGGTGAATATGCAGCAACGTGCCGAGACAAGGTAGCTACCGAATTAGAACTCTCTAGCGGCCTCCATACGATAACAATATCAAAACATGGGTATGAGACTTATAATCGATCTATAAACATTACTCCCAATGCTCAGATGGTAGTTTATTCAGAAATGGCTGCTCTACCAGGCACTCTGATTATCTCTTCAAATGTGCAAGCCCCATCAGTCTATGTTGACGGGATATATTATGGGCGCAAATCAAACCTAGAAATTTCGGTTCCGGCTGGAACTCATACAGTGACAGCAAAGAGATCTGGATATCATGAAGATACTAAAACTGTATCCGTTTTACCAGGTGAATCTCAGAAGGTGAACGTGTTTTTGTATGAAATTCCAACACCAAAACCAACTGTTCCTCCACAGGTTTCAGGAGAGGGTATGGTATGTATAAATATTGAGGAGAGTAGCCCATATGCAATCGGTGCAGAAATCTATGTCGATGGTACTCTACGAGGGACACTTCATGGTCACCAAAACAGTTTATCAATAACGCTGCCTGCTGGGAGCCATGAATTTTTGGTTACAAATGGGAATTATGGTTCGTTTGTCCAGCAAGTAATAGTTCACCCGTATCAGACCGACTATTATTATATTTCGTAG
- a CDS encoding M24 family metallopeptidase, protein MNGLDSAIRDAGAAAYAAYGSSADANVRYLTRFRTTDPVVYVQRPGERGMIVVSQMEHERAVRESVAAVVTRADAGYLEYIKAGEPRWRATAHMIADLAGGPVLVPATFPLALARELESFHPIVLDAGAVEGMRAVKTPEEIEWIRAAQRATEAAMEHGIALIRTSVPKGGILHREGLPLTSEAVRAEMHAYLLAQGYHGVDTIVSCGPDTALPHSPGTGPLREDEPIVIDIYPQDDLSGYHADMTRTVVKGEPTPEVREMYDAVRDAKALGISMVRAGAVGADLYRAVVEFFRDRGYESNMQGFTHSLGHGVGLEVHEEPSLGPQGGVLCAGNVVTIEPGLYYSGTGGVRLEDMGAVTETGFDRFTQYEEELTL, encoded by the coding sequence ATGAACGGACTGGATTCGGCTATCCGGGATGCCGGAGCAGCAGCATACGCGGCATACGGATCGTCTGCGGATGCCAACGTACGCTACCTGACCCGGTTCCGCACCACCGACCCCGTGGTCTACGTCCAGAGGCCGGGCGAGCGCGGGATGATCGTCGTCTCGCAGATGGAGCACGAACGTGCGGTCCGTGAATCGGTTGCGGCGGTCGTCACCCGCGCCGATGCCGGGTATCTCGAGTACATCAAGGCCGGAGAGCCGCGCTGGCGGGCGACCGCCCACATGATCGCGGACCTCGCCGGCGGCCCCGTCCTCGTCCCGGCAACCTTCCCGCTCGCCCTCGCCCGGGAACTCGAGTCGTTCCACCCGATCGTGCTCGATGCCGGGGCGGTCGAGGGGATGCGGGCGGTCAAGACACCGGAGGAGATCGAGTGGATCCGGGCCGCACAGCGGGCCACCGAGGCCGCGATGGAGCATGGGATCGCGCTCATCCGCACCTCCGTCCCGAAGGGGGGCATCCTTCACCGGGAAGGCCTGCCCCTCACCTCCGAGGCCGTCCGCGCGGAGATGCACGCCTACCTCCTCGCCCAGGGATACCACGGGGTCGACACCATCGTCTCCTGCGGTCCCGACACCGCCCTCCCGCACAGCCCCGGTACGGGGCCGCTCCGGGAGGACGAGCCTATCGTCATCGACATCTACCCGCAGGACGACCTCTCCGGCTACCACGCCGACATGACCCGGACGGTGGTGAAGGGCGAGCCGACCCCGGAAGTCCGGGAGATGTACGACGCCGTCCGGGACGCAAAGGCTCTCGGCATATCGATGGTCCGTGCCGGGGCCGTCGGCGCCGACCTTTATCGTGCGGTGGTGGAGTTCTTCCGCGACCGCGGCTACGAGAGCAACATGCAGGGGTTCACCCACAGCCTCGGCCACGGCGTCGGGCTCGAGGTGCACGAGGAGCCGTCGCTCGGACCCCAGGGAGGGGTGCTTTGTGCCGGCAACGTCGTCACCATCGAGCCCGGGCTCTACTACTCCGGGACCGGCGGCGTCCGCCTGGAGGATATGGGCGCGGTGACAGAGACCGGATTTGACCGGTTCACCCAATACGAAGAGGAGCTCACGTTATGA
- a CDS encoding ATP-binding protein → MKEKLFHRFERGMARGKGEGLGLFIVRTLVERYGGKVRVEDRVPGRPEEGAAFRFTLRIAA, encoded by the coding sequence GTGAAGGAGAAACTCTTCCACCGGTTCGAACGGGGCATGGCACGGGGGAAAGGCGAAGGCCTCGGGCTTTTCATCGTCCGGACGCTGGTGGAGCGCTACGGCGGGAAGGTCCGCGTCGAGGACCGGGTGCCCGGCCGGCCGGAGGAAGGGGCGGCGTTCCGGTTCACGCTCAGAATTGCCGCGTAA
- a CDS encoding DUF3800 domain-containing protein: MRVYVDESGDLGFGPRASQYFVLAAIVVRDDQKIRRCFKKIRQRKLKKSLRDLPEFKFNNTKGLIKDPILQCIADCDLDITYAVLRKNQVHSRLRDKQQIIYNYLTGSLISKIAHQYATEGHIYVCIDKSTYSLERDHFDDYLTYRMFDDGAPNATSFDQLAIEHLDSRTEPCIQAADFVAGAVHQMYRENDETYYRIIEPRIAIALDFFQGRQK; this comes from the coding sequence GTGAGAGTATACGTCGATGAATCCGGCGATCTCGGATTTGGACCACGGGCATCTCAGTATTTTGTTCTTGCAGCCATTGTAGTCCGAGACGATCAGAAGATTCGGCGGTGCTTTAAGAAGATCCGGCAGAGAAAACTCAAGAAATCTCTCAGGGATCTGCCCGAGTTCAAGTTCAACAACACGAAAGGGCTAATAAAAGACCCGATTTTACAATGCATCGCCGATTGCGATCTCGACATCACGTATGCGGTGCTCCGTAAGAATCAGGTGCACAGCAGGTTGAGGGATAAACAGCAGATCATCTACAATTATCTTACAGGATCCCTCATCTCCAAGATTGCTCATCAGTATGCGACCGAAGGACACATTTATGTCTGCATCGACAAATCGACATACAGCCTGGAGCGGGATCATTTCGACGACTATCTCACGTATCGCATGTTCGACGATGGTGCCCCCAATGCAACATCGTTCGATCAGCTCGCCATAGAGCATCTCGACTCTCGAACGGAACCATGTATACAGGCTGCAGACTTCGTGGCAGGCGCAGTCCATCAGATGTATCGGGAAAACGATGAGACTTACTACAGGATTATTGAACCCAGAATCGCGATTGCCCTCGACTTTTTCCAGGGGCGACAGAAGTGA
- a CDS encoding epoxide hydrolase family protein, protein MEEFLLHLVRHTRTGVLDRDLHRRLARTRWPDEVEGADWGYGTNLSYMKELADYWLHEYDWRAREAELNRFAHYAANIDGTELRFIHERGKGPDPMPLILFHGWPDSICRYLKLIPMLTDPARFGGDPADSFTVVVPSLIGDPGMSRSDTARPLAKMAELTWRLMTEELGYERFGAGGGDGGSPLSQLLGVHHPESIVGLHLTDIGFPILMANFPGLSDAEREYLSQSQAWGFSEGVYAVLQGTKPQTLAYGLNDSPAGYAAWIVEKFRSWSDCDGDVERRFSKDELLTNVMLYWTSVPSVRNISYREEWVSPSLAPDQRVDVQVGLALPPKDIDPVPPREYAERNLKDIRRWTVLERGGHFAPMEVPELMARDIRAFFRPLREHPT, encoded by the coding sequence GTGGAAGAGTTTCTCCTTCACCTCGTCCGGCACACCCGGACCGGTGTCCTCGACCGAGACCTGCACCGCCGCCTTGCACGCACCCGCTGGCCCGACGAGGTCGAGGGTGCGGACTGGGGCTACGGCACGAACCTGAGTTACATGAAGGAGCTCGCCGACTACTGGCTGCACGAATACGACTGGCGGGCCCGCGAAGCGGAGTTGAACCGGTTCGCCCACTACGCCGCCAATATCGACGGGACGGAGCTCCGGTTCATCCACGAGCGCGGTAAGGGGCCGGATCCGATGCCGCTCATCCTCTTCCACGGCTGGCCGGACTCGATCTGCCGCTACCTCAAACTGATCCCGATGCTGACCGATCCGGCTCGCTTCGGCGGCGATCCCGCCGACTCGTTCACTGTCGTCGTGCCCTCGCTGATCGGCGATCCGGGGATGTCGCGATCGGACACGGCACGGCCGCTCGCAAAGATGGCGGAGTTAACCTGGCGGCTGATGACCGAAGAACTCGGGTACGAGCGTTTCGGCGCCGGCGGCGGGGACGGCGGAAGTCCGCTCTCGCAGCTCCTGGGCGTGCACCACCCGGAATCGATCGTCGGCCTCCACCTCACCGACATCGGCTTCCCCATCCTGATGGCGAACTTCCCGGGTCTCTCGGATGCGGAGCGGGAGTACCTCTCGCAATCACAGGCGTGGGGTTTTTCCGAGGGTGTGTATGCAGTCCTTCAGGGCACAAAACCGCAGACCCTCGCCTACGGGCTGAACGACTCGCCTGCCGGCTACGCTGCCTGGATCGTCGAGAAGTTCCGCTCCTGGAGCGACTGCGACGGGGATGTCGAGCGGCGTTTCAGCAAAGACGAGCTGCTGACCAATGTCATGCTCTACTGGACGAGCGTTCCCTCGGTCAGGAACATCAGCTACCGCGAGGAGTGGGTCTCGCCCTCGCTTGCACCGGATCAAAGGGTCGACGTCCAGGTGGGACTCGCGCTCCCCCCGAAGGATATCGACCCGGTTCCCCCGCGGGAGTATGCGGAGCGCAACCTCAAAGATATCCGGCGATGGACGGTGCTCGAGCGCGGCGGCCACTTTGCGCCGATGGAGGTCCCGGAACTCATGGCCCGGGATATCCGGGCGTTCTTCCGGCCGCTCCGTGAGCATCCGACGTAG